One region of Anticarsia gemmatalis isolate Benzon Research Colony breed Stoneville strain chromosome 2, ilAntGemm2 primary, whole genome shotgun sequence genomic DNA includes:
- the LOC142983187 gene encoding E3 ubiquitin-protein ligase LRSAM1-like: MGCAVSCVNRATMSLFGKSNNDHDVRARLERKLYIAKESPEPDFDLSECQLRHVPSGTYSICKVYRKEYLYLQNNNLQSLEEGGQLSDLYLIKVINLSSNRFLQLPNDIRYLVNLTELYLQDNLIKSLPENIQFMQSLQILDVSNNKLRSLTSSLGKLKCLRKLRLVDNNDLNELCPELCYATNLSSLEIDGEQFVFPPPEVATQSTADIMKYLCKKMNVEYSSPLTTASDISTVQSPNSIVDPFARRNTLTWEEQEAAIIEQENRLHKAAKEQREKFLNKVLQEQLELDNEIAKVQLEKELDRQKLIKAIQEDEQEIECLVKNFIQSDYLKPEVIQQQLAHEQAEHDRLLEITRQNYDNIKKADVLRAMEMLIEEDYSIRHSKKYYEDSLNNMKQSVLLQDLEVSEKLTELLNAKDQSRTALVEQLLEDQDVQMAIVASLLEKVDARSWSLNQEISLISLHLARLSVIEQEKKKLHIAYNYNELLQQRIQLINLLDDLFDQQNKRRKQLVETLREMESASVNESSDFWLKNYQKLMESAPKTLLDIGKCLDPALANYLLQEGVIHCLPFLVKFLFSGEPLLNITVEELKSNGVSLSSDREGIIRAINSYVGAKSQNHNFEPSTSLEPSAPTELSEEQNCTGVVTTNQTDDFVMEAECVICMDAKSEVVFVPCGHMCCCHPCSKKEMDCCPMCRTNIERTIKVIIA, translated from the coding sequence atgggTTGTGCTGTGTCGTGCGTCAATCGAGCGACAATGTCGTTGTTTGGGAAATCCAATAATGACCATGACGTTCGAGCCAGGCTGGAGAGGAAACTGTACATTGCCAAGGAGTCTCCGGAGCCAGATTTTGATCTGTCAGAGTGTCAGCTCCGCCATGTACCGTCCGGTACTTATTCAATCTGTAAAGTATATAGAAAGGAGTATTTGTATCtgcaaaataacaatttacaatCATTGGAGGAGGGTGGTCAGTTGTCCGACTTGTATCTCATCAAGGTAATAAATTTAAGCAGCAATCGATTTTTACAATTACCCAATGATATCAGATATTTGGTCAATTTGACTGAGTTATATCTTCAAGACAACTTGATTAAATCTCTCCCAGAAAACATTCAATTTATGCAATCATTACAAATACTAGATGTTTCCAATAATAAGCTGAGAAGCTTGACATCATCTCTAGGCAAGCTAAAATGCCTGAGGAAATTAAGACTAGttgataataatgatttaaatgAACTCTGTCCAGAACTATGCTATGCTACTAATCTGTCCTCACTAGAGATTGATGGCGAACAGTTTGTATTTCCTCCACCTGAAGTTGCAACACAAAGTACTGCTGacataatgaaatatttgtgtaaaaaaatgaaTGTAGAATATTCCTCCCCATTAACTACTGCAAGTGACATTTCTACAGTCCAAAGTCCAAACTCAATAGTTGATCCATTTGCAAGACGTAACACATTGACATGGGAGGAACAGGAAGCTGCTATTATAGAACAAGAAAATAGACTACACAAAGCAGCTAAAGAACAAAGAGAAAAATTCTTAAACAAAGTTTTACAGGAACAATTAGAATTGGACAATGAGATTGCTAAAGTTCAATTAGAAAAAGAATTAGACAGACAAAAACTAATTAAGGCTATACAAGAAGATGAGCAAGAAATAGAGTGCCTAGTTAAAAACTTTATACAATCTGATTACTTGAAACCTGAGGTCATACAACAACAACTGGCTCATGAACAGGCAGAACATGACAGGCTACTTGAAATCACTCGGCAGAATTATGACAATATTAAGAAGGCTGATGTTTTGAGAGCAATGGAAATGTTAATAGAAGAAGATTATTCCATTAGACATTCCAAGAAATACTATGAAGACTCATTGAATAATATGAAACAGAGTGTGCTTTTACAAGATTTGGAAGTGAGTGAAAAATTAACTGAGTTATTGAATGCCAAGGATCAGTCACGCACAGCATTAGTAGAACAACTGCTAGAAGACCAGGATGTTCAGATGGCTATAGTGGCTTCATTGCTGGAAAAGGTTGATGCCAGAAGTTGGAGTCTCAATCAGGAAATTTCATTGATATCTTTGCATTTAGCCAGACTAAGTGTTATCGaacaagaaaagaaaaagttacatatagcttataattataatgagttGTTGCAACAGAGAATTCAGCTGATTAATCTATTAGATGATCTTTTTGATCAACAGAATAAAAGGAGAAAACAGCTTGTGGAGACACTAAGGGAAATGGAGAGTGCAAGTGTGAATGAATCCAGTGATTTTTGGCTGAAGAATTATCAAAAGTTAATGGAATCAGCACCAAAAACATTACTAGATATTGGCAAATGTCTGGATCCTGCATTAGCCAACTATCTTCTGCAGGAAGGTGTCATTCACTGCTTGCCTTTCTTGGTGAAATTCTTATTTTCTGGTGAACCTTTATTGAATATTACTGTTGAGGAATTAAAGTCAAATGGAGTTTCATTATCTTCAGACAGAGAAGGAATTATTAGAGCAATTAATTCTTATGTGGGAGCAAAGAGTCAAAACCACAACTTTGAGCCGTCTACTTCCTTGGAACCGAGTGCTCCAACTGAGTTATCAGAGGAACAGAACTGTACAGGAGTGGTGACCACAAACCAAACAGATGACTTTGTGATGGAAGCAGAATGTGTCATTTGCATGGATGCTAAGAGTGAAGTAGTATTTGTGCCATGTGGTCACATGTGCTGTTGTCATCCATGCTCTAAGAAAGAAATGGATTGTTGTCCCATGTGCAGGACAAATATAGAAAGAACCATTAAAGTTATCATTGCATGA